DNA from Rosa rugosa chromosome 6, drRosRugo1.1, whole genome shotgun sequence:
TGATGCAAGTGGCCTTATTTGTACAAGAAAAATTAGGTGGCCTTTtggctaattaaagtttcaaagtgACACTtatgtgtaattttctataaactTTTTATTAGGAGTAacattttattggggggcaataatattctCCAGTGacatatgagatctccgacgacctctttaggGATGTCCGGCGAGGTTTCCAGTAACTAATGACGAGAGTCTGGTAACCGGATTTCCAAGTAAAATGACCTGATTTCAGCAACCATTGACCGGAGTCCCGCGACCGGTGACGGGAGTCCCGTgaagtctccgatgacttctctcgctaagtgacaaagagaggtagggcaaaattgtctcaaaaataaacaaaaaacaataaagaaaatatttaattaggtattagggcaaaaaatatgtaatttgttgggtaagtgggTAATCTTATAAGatatttgggtaagtggggttagtgtgcctcaaatttgggtaaatggacattttccctAAGATATATGATAAGTCAACGGCACACAtcaaaggaaaaacacattgaGAGGACCAAAATTAAGCAGGCGCCGTCGAGACGTTAGAAGTTTCTTGTTGGACTATTTATTTGATGTAGGTACGTAATAATTAAGTTGGAAAGTCATGATTTTTGTCCTGAACCACTCACGCACCAATCAACggtttaattatatataattaatttgataaaaatcttcaaattcagaatatatatatatgtgtgtgtgtgtgtgtgtgtgttttattAGGTCGTTAGGACCTTCCAGACTTCTCTCCTCCAATGCCTAAGTCAGACATGGGCAAAGCGGAAGCTAACTTGGAGTTTATGAGAGTTGAGAATGAATGATTACTTGGAGTTTGAGGTGAGACTCTCTTTATATAGGCGGTGGTGTGCGCTGGGGTCCGCGCCAGCTGTCATCTAGTAGAAGGTTCATTGCGCGCATGCTTAGGTTGTTATAGCACGTGTGCACttaaatgctacaactagtttTTCGTGAGTCGAATTCACAACCTCTCACTAACAAAGGGGGAGGCtatgtcactagaccaaataGTACTGGACTAATGAACTTTTCTCTATCTATTTTTTAGTTATTTTGaaggtcattttttttttttttgaaaaaggttTGAAAGTCTGTATAATGAGTCTTGATTCATCTACGATTTAAATCATTTAatccttatccttcatttctctatttttttttttaaataaaaaataaaatttattttctatttaatCTCTGTCTAACTCCCACATGATCTCTCTCAATCCAATTCTAAAGCGAAGGAAATTATTCTTCTATCTTCTCTAACGCCTGCACTacgtgagattttttttttttgatacactGCGCTAGACACGCATCTTTCTGCAACAGATAATACTTGGCTAACcttttgttcaaaaaaaaaaaaaaatacttggcTCTAACCAAGTATGGTTAGCCATTGGTGCCCATATCCACTAGGGGAGATGACACGTGTCCTAAGTAAAGTGAAAATTGGGAACTGAGCAAAGGCAATGAAGAGCAGAAGATAGTGGTTCTTGCTTTGAATCATAACTCCTCACCTCTGCAAATCTCTCTTCATAGTCTTCACCTTAGAGACTGGCACCCAATCCACCTCGAATAAGTCTTGAACCAGCACCATAAAACTTATTTCCAAATGGATGAGGTTGGGGATTTGCGAGCTGTCTCGGCCCATCAGGCTGGGCTCCCTCATAATTGTACAGTTTGTTAATTCAGGAGACAAGAACTCCAGCGAAGAGATCTGAAATCCAGAAAACAAGGCATCGGTTCGTTTGCAGAGCAAGCACCACCATCTCCTTCCCCTGCTCTTCATTGCTTTGGCTCAATTTCCAGTTTTCACTTAACTTAGAAGAACACGTGTCGTCTCGTTAGTGGAGGTTGTCAGCCTTGGCTAACCATACCTGATGGTTAGCAAAGTAAATACGTTGTTCTGCAACACTGAATCTGCTACGCGACAAAATATAACCTGCAACGCAGGAGGAAGATCAAGCTGCTAGAGACAAGATCAAGCTGGCATGCCCTCTTCAGCAGGAGGCTGTTGCATGGTACGACAATTGCACTTTACAGTACTCAGACAAGTCCATCTACGGCATCATGGAAACTACTCCTTGTTACAGTAGATGGAACGAACAAAACGTATCAACGCCAGATGTGGATGGGTTCTACAACCAGCTCATAGCCTTGATGGAAAGACTAAGTGGTCAAGCCGCGGCGAATGGTCCTCTTCTCAAGTGTGCGGTGGGAAATTTAACCCCTCCAGGTATATATCAAACAATATATACCTTCCTGCAGTGCAATCCAGATTTGTCCCCGCAAGACTGCAGTGATTGCTTAACATCAGCTCGGTTCGATGTCAGAAATTATTTCTTCGGAAAAAAAATTGGGGTGATCATTTACGCCAGCTGCACCATAAAAGTTCTGGATTCTGTATTTTATGAACCTGCAAGTATTGAGGCACTATTACTATCAGCGAATGGTACAACTTCAGGAAATACTACTACAACTTCAGTAAACCCTGCTGCAGCTCCAGGAGGAAGTCCAGGTAATACTACTACAACTTCATGAGGAACGTATATTAACAATTATAAGTGATTTTATTTAAAGTGTAAAAAGGTTGTAAAAGAGACTCTTCTATCAAGTGGCTAGAGCAGCAAATCTGTCTGACTAAATACACAATTTGTGAAGTGTATAATTTAGGAGGTAAAGAGTATTTTGGATTTTTCATGTGCAAAACAGGGGTTTTTAGGATTTTGGGTTATGCGATTCTATGTTTCTAGTTTGATAAGAGAAGGTCGTGCCTCGTGGGCAACGCCACCCCACTGAAGATTTTCCTATGTGATGTGCATATTTCTCATACATATTTTTCACTTACTATTTTACCAGTTTTGAGAGGTCATGTTACCAATTTGACAATTCATATAGGAATTAAAAAAATCCTTGTTAACATAAATAAGTTCCTTATTGGAGAAATAGATTCTGGTTTGTGTAGTCGAGTCCTAAAAGTGATTATAGTGTGCTGAATGTTACTTCAATATTTAATGTCTTCTACACAACAAGAGATCTCTATCCTAGCTGCTAATTACCCCTGCGGAATTTATTGAGTCCTGAACTATATCCCACTCATTTGATTTGACCAAATTTGATAACTCAACATAGAATGCTTTGAACATGCAGTGAAGAACATTTCTGATTTTTGCAGGAAAGAAGCAGAGTAATAAATCTCGGACTATAATCATTATTGTAGTGGTAATTGTTGTTTCTCTGGTACTGGTTATACTTATATGCATTTGCATTTATGTAAGAATCAGGAAGACAAAGAAAAACCTTGAAGGTAAACTGATATTAGTTTGTTTTTACTTCCTTCAGAAACAAAGTGAACTATTGCGTTAGAAGAACTAGAGTTGACACATAAATGAGATAATGTGAAATGAAATGAACTTATCTAattattgtttaattgtttcTCATAGGCTCATCCGAAGTGAGAAGTGCAGAAACATATGCCCTGCAAGTCCCCTTTCGCTCTATTAGAGATGCAACGAATGACTTTTCTGAATCAAACAAGCTCGGACGGGGTGGATTTGGTGTTGTTTACAGAGTAATACAATATCAGTTTATTAAAATAAATGTCATTCGATCTATGGGGGTCAAAAATTATGATAAGTTAAATACTTAAAGTTCAAATACTCTTGAATGCAGGGTAGGCTTTGGGACAAAATAGATGTAGCAGTGAAAAGGCTTTCTACAGATTCTTCACAAGGAGATATAGAATTCAAAAATGAGGTTGAACTAGTGGCCAAACTTCAGCACCGGAATTTAGTTAGGCTCCTTGGTTTCTGCCTGGAACGAAGCGAAAGAATTCTTATCTATGAGTTTGTTCCAAATGCAAGTCTCGATTATTTCATATTTGGTATGGTTGGAAACTTGGAATTTCTACTATTTCAAAGTGAAATATAAAAGTTCAATTACGTCCATGACATGCTTCCAAAGTGCGGAATGCAAGAAAGATCATTAGTCATTATAGAACTTCATTTTTGAATGAATGTGCAGATCCAATCAAGCGCGAACAGTTGGATTGGGATATTCGCTACAAGATCATAATAGGCATTGGGCGGGGACTCCTTTACCTTCATGAAGATTCCCGTCTTAAAATTATCCATCGTGATCTAAAAGCTAGTAATATTCTATTAGATGCAGAAATGAACCCCAAAATTGCAGATTTCGGATTGGCAAGATTATTTGATACGGATCAAACACAAGGTGAAACTAATCGAATTGTGGGGACCTAGTAAGTTCTAGACCATAATATAATTGTGTTATGCATAGAAGTATagtaataaatttataattatACTAGACAGTACAGGTGACATGACAAAAAATAGGATTATTTGATGAGCACTGTATACCATAACCACTAATTTTTAATCCACACTAACTGCAGTCGACCTTCTTGTTGTTGATATGCAGTGAATATATGGCTCCAGAGTATGTAATGCGTGGACACTTTTCGGTGAAGTCTGATGTTTACAGTTTTGGTGTGCTGGTTTTGGAGATTATAACCGGACAGAAAAATAGTTCTTTTCGGCATGAAGAAAGTACAGAGGTTCTTCTAAGCTACGTAAGTATCACGAAAAAAGTTGGGCTACATATAAATCTTAGTAGTATGACTATTTATCGCAAGTGGttgtaaagaaaagaaagaaaatatgacTGGCATAATTGTCTCTGATTCTGTTTTTCTGCACAATCATATCTCAATGTTAAATTATATATGCAGGCCTGGAATAGTTGGAGGGAGGGGACAGCCTTAAACTTAATAGATCCCATGCTAAGAAGTGGTTTTTCAGGACCCGAAATAATCAGATACATTCACATTGCATTGTTGTGTGTGCAACAAAGTGTAGCTGCTAGGCCAACCATCGCTGCAGTTAACCACATGTATAGCAGCAACTCTCTCAATCTCCCTGCACCCTCACAACCAGCATTCTTTATGCCTGGGGGCATTGGATCCTCATCCAACACATCGTCGGGAGGGGAGAACAAATGCAGAAACTTGATCCAAATTTCAGCACAGGATATAGATATGATTACGGAGCTATATCCTCGCTAGGTTTCGATGCAAGGACGGGATAACTTCATGTACAGAATTTTGTAAGGACTCGTTTGTTCATAGTAGATACtcgggtgtgtgtgtttggtggggtggtaaggctttggtctcatatataagaggtcaggagttcgagccccatcaagggtgggaatggggtggggtttctaaaaaaaaaaaaaaaaaaaaatagtagatACTCGTTTGTTGTTCTGTCAGCCCAATATCTATAGGAGGCCCAAGGGTGCAGCTTCTGAGATTGTTGGAGAGAAATGTAGAGCAACCGAAGAGGAAGAGAGATTGCCCTGTGGAAAGTTTGAAGgcaaaaaatcacaaatagtcactgagttatgactcattcgacacttaactcactgtattttcaacaatatcacttaattcactcacttttacatctgtctttcacttaactcactgccgttaaTTTTACCGTTAGAAGCCGTTAAAATTGAGGTACATTTGTCAAAATGCTTAAAAATACATTTTTTAACTTTAAACAAATTCTAAAtttatcagattttttttcaatttttttaaatttctggaatttctaataaaaaaggattttattttaatttaaatataatttttaaagttagaaatgcacttttttagtgtttagacaaatataccctcaattttaatggtttttaacggtagaattaacgacagtgagttaagtgaaagacagatgtaaaagtgagtgagttaagtgatattgttgaaaatacagtgagttaagtgtcgaatgggTCACAACTCaatgaccatttgtgatattttccCAAGTTTGAATAAGCTGCCTTATGGTACGGTGGGGAAGGGCAAGAATGCCAAAAGTGATACTGACCCGGGCAAGATGACTACAAAGTTCAAACAAGAGCCAAAAGGccaacctgatgccgaggttgttggctgctGAAGAGGCTGAGGATGGTTATATTTTCAACCCTTAGGGGAAAGAGGTAGTACTTTCTTAAGTCTATGCTATTAGACATCTCGTTACAAACATTTTAAAGTAGGAGTAATCTCTATGAGTTTttctaagacgtttctagttgttatttgtaccacaattgcgtgctaacatattagactagatgaatgatttttttcTTAGGAAGTGAGATTGTTCTTGCTTGGTTAGGCTTGCTTCCCAGCGAGCGTCcttttagactttaatgagtttagtccTAATAACTAATATGCCCGCACTGGAGCATATTTAGTTTGGTTTTCAAAACACTGGAGCATatttagtttgttttttttttaaattacattCTTGTCGCTTAATAATATTTAGTTAATTTGTCCTGTtattcaaacaaaaaatatagaTAATATTAAAATAGAGATGCTATATGGAACACCCTTCGAGGTAACCCCAGGTTCTGAAAAGGGCTTCAAAAGCTCATAAGGCACAACCCCAGCTCCATTTCTGTTCTCCAACTCAATTCTTTCATCAATAGTTTGTTCAAACATCATCAGCCTCCCCTTAAACCGCTCAAACGCCGCCCTTCTAACTTGTCTTCAGCCCATGCGTCCTCCATCATCTCTCCAATGTACTCCTCGTCCGGTGAATGATTAGACAAAATGTCTATAACCGCCATCACCGTTGTGGCTTGAATTTGCAAAGGAAAGCACCGCAAAAGAGCAGCTTCGGGTTTTTTCATGACCATTTCCCAAACCTCATCGTCAGGGTCCTCCGTGGGCACATTGGTCCTTGCAATGGTTGGGTGGTTAGGGAAGTAGCCTGCATAGACATACTGACCAAAGTTGACTGCTGCATGGTGACCAGGCCCTTGCAACTGTACCAAAGGAGACTCAGAACCTACAGAAAAGGCCTGCATCATTTTTCACAAGACACAACTAAAACACAAAGCACGAATTTTGACCAAGATTGGTATGACATATGAGCTACCAATACCGGTGAGAGAAAGAATTTCACAAGAAGTTACACAAATTTTAAGAAAAAACAATTGAAGCTCATTACTCATACAAGAAAACATACTTGAATCGATTTGGTTCCTTACCAATTAGCATAGCACATAACTAACAGTAGTTAACCAAACAGCTAATGAACAAACAATCAATTCCAGAACCAGTTGCAGAAAACTGAAGAAACATCCTTGACAACAGAACTTGAAATAATGCGAATAGCTAGAAATTCTATACAGACAAGAATTTGTCACTTTTCCCATATGCCGAATAATAAATCCTATCCATGCATCGGGTCTACAGATTTTTAAGGCCATTATCTCTAAGAAGATTTAGTAAACAAAACAtccaaaacacacacacacacacacactctctctctctaaaaatatttaatCTTCACTTGAAGGTATGTTCAACCAGTAGGTCAGATCAAGCAAGAAAAACTTTTCTATCTTTCTTCCTCTCTTTATCCTTTTATCTCCTTCCTCTGAGATTGATCTTCTTCGATTCCCTAATATCTAATGAAGGATATGCTAGACTTTTGGTCCCGATGAATTGGACAAGTTTTTAATACAAAAGTTGGGAATTTATATTGTTGCAAGTTCTTTTCATCTTTGTGCATCAGTATTACACTTTCATAtagtaagaaaaaaaaagtaacgaTTAGTATTGGGCAAAAACAATGAGAGACCAGTTGATcgaaaaagaaaactaaattaaatgGAAAATCATTCAATACCACATAAAATATAATTTAGCAAAGTAACGAACACAACTGGGCTGAATAAAGAATCCTATAAAGCATCTATTTTAGTTCAAGATCTTAAAAAGTTTATGCTTGATACTCGAGTCTATTTTGCAGGAACCTATACTTGGTGATACTTCTCTACTAGGTTATTGCGCAGCAGTTGCACAACTATAAAACATAGATAAAAACTTGAAAGTGCTGACGATAGTGCCAAGTTTCAGATCAGATTACAACCATAATGCGACTAACATAAGCATAACAATAAACAATCAACAGAAATGACACTAAATTTCCAAAACGAAATTCTTAGCCCATTGTGATGTGTCTATAACTAGTTTCTCTACTACATAATCCTTCTGAATAGCACCAGAAGATATATAGAAAACCCGATCAAGACTCACTGCCGGTATTGAAAtcttattacaaaaaaaccCAATATTCATCTGCTATTCAAAACCCAACTACTCAACAAATTCTAAATGCAAACACATAATAGTCACTTGCCAAACaattaacaaagaaaagaaaaaagacctTGCAAAGAGTTTCAGAACTAGAAACAACTGGGTCACATTCAAAATACCATCATATGAAGACTGGGTAGATGAAGCAAGCAGGCAGCAATTTCACTTGATATGAAGACTAAGTACCATCAAAATCATTCACAACTAAACTAACTCGAACTGGGTCAATTTCTAAATGGTtggaaaagagaagagagagacttACCCTCATTGAATATACTTGCGTATCTCTCCTTTCCtcaagagggagagagagtagTTGGCAGCATCAACGAGGTCTTCAATGTTGTGCAGGGACCTCTCCTCGGAAGCCAACATGAAGATTGCGCGCACCTTTGCTTTCTTGGCGAGTCTTGCTGCCAAATTCAGAGGTAGATTCGGAGAATTGATGCTTCTCAATATCTGGCGATACAGAGAAAGAACGCGTCCTCTGTTTCTCACCAAGTCCTCTGCCGTTGCCCATATCAAACCCCCACTCATTTCTTTCGATTTCCCGATTATTCAAATCCACAACTTCTCATGAAAATGGGGCTTCACTTCACGCTTCACATGAACTAGAAAGAGCGCCCGCGCGATGCCGCGGGGTTTTATTGTCAATTGATCTAATTATAGTAATACATTCTAGCAAAGTTGTTATTGATGAAAAATTATTGTAACGAAAATATTTATATACATTGTGAGGTGCGGTTAGTAACATGCTCATGTAGATAAATAACAATTTATTAATCTACTCACTCTTAATAACAATAGGAACTGTTTGAAATGAATAAGtttagaagatgaagaaaatttATTGTTAAGTAACCCAAGGATAGAATCCTTATTCTTATACAATTCAATTAACAAACCCTGCACAACACTTTCTTGACATTACAGAAGATCTAATATAAATTGAGACACACATCTCTAGCATGGCCTATACCTCCAAAATGCTCTTGGTGGTCTCCCACCGCCCAAAACCCCACTACAGATTAAGATTGCACAATTTAATGTGTTAGTAACTGATCTGGATTACCCGAGCTTTAAGGAAATGCTAAGCATGTGGTGATAGAAGTTACTGCAAAGAGTAAAGTGGGGCGGTAACCATGACAATGGGATTTTCATTTATTAGTTTGACATAACCCTGATCATTGAATTGCTTTTTAAAATATACAACGTGCAAGGTCATTAAATATAGTATGGATCACatcttatttttgttttatagacTCCAAAAACTTTAAAAAGTAGTTCTCAATCATACTCATCGAAATTGAATTGGATATGAGCACTGTAGAAagtatagaaaaaaaaaattatcatatACAAATTGAAGAAAGTATCCCAAGTAAAAGAAATGAGAAATACCTTGAGTTCATCAGTCTCAAGGTATACTTAGTTCACTCTGTTTGTTCAGGTCATCTCTGGTACTTGCTTTGGACATTGATATTaaacaaaagttaaaaaaaagaaaaagaaaaaaaaaagactaataTTGAACAAAAGTGTAAATAAGACAACCAAGGTCTAATAATTTTAATGGTTGATTGAGTTTTAGAAACTTTTTAACTGATCCCACATGTAGTTCTCCAATTCCTCTTATTTTAACAGTGATATGTAACTTTAATATGTTTTCTTCTTGTAAAAAATGGAGTCCAAAGTTCACAGAAAAGATACTTAATTAGCAGGTACCTAACCAGCGAAAGTTGAAGATAACAAAACATAGAGCAAAATTAAAGAGTAGTACTTTAGTTGGAATAATGAAGTAGTACTTTAGTTGGAATAATGAATTGGATAATGGAGAAAAAGAGATTACCTCAAATTTGGCGTTCTATGTTACAGCACTCTTGGTGAAGTGTACGCTCCCTGagacaaaataataattaaagaGTATAAGTTACATATTagctttttttctctttttgatttGTACTATGAACTGTAGTGTAGGAGATACTCAAATCAGATTTTAAGAGCTTAGTActaaattgaccttttagtatGACATTAAGAAGCAAAGTAAAATCCCAGTAATAATCATTAGAGAAGATACAAAAAGTAGGCAGAGTTTGTAAGTTTTGGTAGAGTAATATGATCTTCCTATTCTGACTCAAGTTCAAACAGATATATTGAATTTTGAATTCCATAAGAAGgagaaattgaaaaagagaagcatccaatttcacaaattgaAAGTAAATAACTctgaaaagaaggaaaaaaaccaGACTTGCATCCCTTTAATAGATTCTGAGTTTGAAATAGGCTTCAGTCTTATCTGGCAACTAATATAGATTGTTGGTGTTGTTTAATAGATGTCTAGTCCTTCAAATGATGTTTACAATCATGCAAACCAAAGTATAATACAATAGTTTTTAGTGTCAGATTTTAAGCAAACTACATCTGTGCATGTTCATTGGTTCAAAACAATTGATAACATAACTCAAAGGTGATCACAAACCCGAGCAGAAATATCCTAATCATAAAGCAAAGAGTCATGCAATCCTAAATGCAGCTATGGCAAGAACGCAGCTCTTTTTTCTGCCCCTTAGTTTGAGAAGATATCGCATTTTGAGGCAGAAAGGCATTCAAACAATAAACTAACTGTCCAGCCATCTCACAGGCTCTATGTGATATcaatgaatttgaaatgaagtaTATTTGTGGACTCTATTCAATGTTAGTATTCATCAAAGCTTAACAGAAAAAGAGGAGGGAAATGAACAATAAACAAAAATGATCAGAAAACTGAACAAAAGTAACTAAATTGAGCTAAATTTACCTGCAGCAAGGAGTAGGAGATTTTGCAAACTCAGTGACCAAAATACAGTCCAGAACCTAGGCCCCTTTCTTCTTAACTCAATTAATCAACTGATCTTTCACTCTAACTTAGAAGTACCTCCTTTATTTGGCCTGCACAATAAGGCAAATGGAAATGTCAGACAAAGGATTTAACCTTTAAAGAAAGCTGCTCTCCACATACATAAAAAGGTATAGTAGGACCCATCtatattgatttgttaggtATGGTTTTAATAATTATGTAGCTTAGATATCAAGAATTCATACAACAAAAATAAGATAACAACATGGTTTGCTGGAAAATGGTAACTGATATCTTCTACTAATAGAAACTAGTGACAATTTACTAAATAATAACAAAGATGAGTCAGATTGAAAACGAAACCTGTTGGATCTTGGAACCTTATCATAGTTTCTGATGCCATCCAAtaatcaatccaaaaaaaaaaaaaaaatcgagtGCTTTGCAGTGAAATTAAGCTTTGGGGAATGAGAGTGTCGCTTACTTTTGAAGGGAGGGTCACCCAAGAAAACCCCAAATTCAATAACCCTAACCCCAAAACCTAATCAAACAACCCAACCCAAAAAACACTCAATTCCCAATTTCCGAAACTCTAAATCACAAACAGAAAGAGATCGataaagataaacaaaaaaaaaacaaaaacaaaaacaaaaatctggAAACAAAAGGTTCATTTCAATCAATCATATTAGCAAACTCTTCAATTAAGCATAAACACAGCAAAATGACTAACTGAATTTAACTTTCAACAAACCCGGAATCGAAATTCTGAAATGAGAGAATCAAATTCAATCACCCAAGAAAACCCCCAATTCagtaaccctaaccctaaaagctaatcaaataaaattaaagtCGTAAATCTTTCCGAAACCTTAAATCACAAACAGAAAGCGATAAAGATAAGAGAAACGCACCAAGATTAGATCGAAGAGCCTGGCTCCGACACAACTGTCAATCATAGCAACAACCGATCTGTCTATCTCTTCTTGCAAAGCGAACAAACTCacgctctttctctctctagattATTTCGTCGGCAACAATCAAATGAGAAAAGCTTGTAGAACagtaggggaaaaaaaaaaaaggagggcaAAAACGTTTGAGAAGCTTTTAGAACGACAGCAGAAAAATGGAGGGTAAAACCGTCACTCCACTGTACTATGAACACTGATGAACAGGGCGACCACATTTAGTATATGTAGAATGGGTCGAGTTAAAGGGCACGTGGCTATTacaatttccttttttttttttccttactcTAATCCCAAATATATTtctttgataaataaattttagaTACAactattgtcaccctacca
Protein-coding regions in this window:
- the LOC133717146 gene encoding cysteine-rich receptor-like protein kinase 44 isoform X2, whose amino-acid sequence is METTPCYSRWNEQNVSTPDVDGFYNQLIALMERLSGQAAANGPLLKCAVGNLTPPGIYQTIYTFLQCNPDLSPQDCSDCLTSARFDVRNYFFGKKIGVIIYASCTIKVLDSVFYEPASIEALLLSANGTTSGNTTTTSVNPAAAPGGSPGSSEVRSAETYALQVPFRSIRDATNDFSESNKLGRGGFGVVYRGRLWDKIDVAVKRLSTDSSQGDIEFKNEVELVAKLQHRNLVRLLGFCLERSERILIYEFVPNASLDYFIFDPIKREQLDWDIRYKIIIGIGRGLLYLHEDSRLKIIHRDLKASNILLDAEMNPKIADFGLARLFDTDQTQGETNRIVGTYEYMAPEYVMRGHFSVKSDVYSFGVLVLEIITGQKNSSFRHEESTEVLLSYAWNSWREGTALNLIDPMLRSGFSGPEIIRYIHIALLCVQQSVAARPTIAAVNHMYSSNSLNLPAPSQPAFFMPGGIGSSSNTSSGGENKCRNLIQISAQDIDMITELYPR
- the LOC133717146 gene encoding cysteine-rich receptor-like protein kinase 44 isoform X1 codes for the protein METTPCYSRWNEQNVSTPDVDGFYNQLIALMERLSGQAAANGPLLKCAVGNLTPPGIYQTIYTFLQCNPDLSPQDCSDCLTSARFDVRNYFFGKKIGVIIYASCTIKVLDSVFYEPASIEALLLSANGTTSGNTTTTSVNPAAAPGGSPGKKQSNKSRTIIIIVVVIVVSLVLVILICICIYVRIRKTKKNLEGSSEVRSAETYALQVPFRSIRDATNDFSESNKLGRGGFGVVYRGRLWDKIDVAVKRLSTDSSQGDIEFKNEVELVAKLQHRNLVRLLGFCLERSERILIYEFVPNASLDYFIFDPIKREQLDWDIRYKIIIGIGRGLLYLHEDSRLKIIHRDLKASNILLDAEMNPKIADFGLARLFDTDQTQGETNRIVGTYEYMAPEYVMRGHFSVKSDVYSFGVLVLEIITGQKNSSFRHEESTEVLLSYAWNSWREGTALNLIDPMLRSGFSGPEIIRYIHIALLCVQQSVAARPTIAAVNHMYSSNSLNLPAPSQPAFFMPGGIGSSSNTSSGGENKCRNLIQISAQDIDMITELYPR